A section of the Carya illinoinensis cultivar Pawnee chromosome 12, C.illinoinensisPawnee_v1, whole genome shotgun sequence genome encodes:
- the LOC122290014 gene encoding germin-like protein subfamily T member 1 yields MKIPSCSHAHMVSYLVVLLLLPLLSFSADPDSLQDFCVADQSASSISVDGFPCKPASKVTSDDFFFDGLSKVGDTSNIFGSNVTGGNVLTFPALNTLGISMNRVDLAPGGLNPPHTHPRATESGVVIEGQVLVGFVTTGNVYHSKVLTAGQMFVVPKGLVHFQKNVGVGKALIITAFNSQLPGAVVLPSTLFASKPSIPDDVLTRAFQVEEKVVESIKSKLSS; encoded by the coding sequence ATGAAAATTCCATCATGTTCACACGCCCACATGGTGTCGTACCTCGTCGTGTTGTTGCTTCTCCCCTTGCTTTCCTTCTCAGCCGATCCCGATTCCTTACAGGATTTCTGTGTGGCGGATCAAAGTGCCAGCTCTATATCAGTTGATGGCTTCCCTTGCAAACCAGCCTCAAAAGTAACTTCAGatgatttcttttttgatgGTTTGAGCAAAGTGGGTGACACATCAAACATCTTTGGCTCAAATGTCACTGGAGGTAATGTCCTTACTTTTCCTGCACTCAACACGCTTGGGATTTCAATGAACAGAGTGGACTTGGCTCCGGGAGGACTTAATCCACCCCACACTCATCCTCGTGCAACCGAGAGCGGTGTGGTCATCGAAGGGCAAGTACTTGTGGGGTTTGTGACAACTGGGAATGTGTATCATTCTAAAGTCTTGACTGCTGGGCAGATGTTTGTCGTTCCTAAAGGACTTGTACACTTCCAAAAGAATGTTGGAGTAGGGAAGGCCCTTATCATCACGGCTTTCAACAGTCAGTTACCAGGGGCTGTGGTCCTTCCCTCTACTCTGTTTGCTTCAAAACCCTCGATTCCAGATGATGTCCTAACTAGGGCCTTCCAAGTAGAAGAAAAGGTTGTCGAATCTATAAAGTCGAAGCTCAGTTCTTGA